In Arthrobacter citreus, a single genomic region encodes these proteins:
- a CDS encoding alpha/beta hydrolase — MPFCTINNIDINYEIKGEGKPIVMIHGFTPDLRLMEGCMEPIFTKRNGYKRIYFNLPGMGKTKGGVNVNTTDDMLNIVLEFIDTIIPGQSFLLAGESYGGYLARGIIANRPERIEGAAFICPMIIPEFEKRSLPSHEIIVEDKNFIEQLNEYEVEEFRSNNVVLDEKTWERYKNEIVSGCSIADQEFLSKIKNHYGFSYEIDKFKLNAPSLFLLGRQDSVVGFKDALNILENYPRATFAVLDKAGHNLQIEQENLFNSLINEWLDRVLNIEGPIIIKD; from the coding sequence ATGCCTTTTTGTACTATAAATAATATAGACATTAACTATGAAATTAAAGGAGAAGGTAAACCAATAGTAATGATTCATGGGTTTACACCAGACTTAAGATTAATGGAAGGCTGTATGGAACCTATTTTTACGAAAAGAAATGGTTATAAAAGGATTTACTTTAATCTTCCGGGTATGGGAAAAACAAAGGGCGGAGTAAACGTTAATACGACAGATGATATGCTGAACATTGTATTAGAGTTCATTGACACTATAATTCCGGGTCAATCGTTTTTATTAGCCGGAGAGTCTTACGGGGGCTATTTAGCGCGAGGAATTATTGCTAATAGACCGGAAAGAATTGAAGGTGCTGCATTTATTTGTCCGATGATTATTCCAGAATTTGAAAAAAGGTCGCTTCCTAGTCATGAAATAATAGTAGAAGATAAAAATTTTATAGAGCAATTAAATGAATATGAAGTAGAGGAATTTCGTTCAAACAATGTTGTTTTAGATGAAAAAACTTGGGAGCGTTATAAAAACGAGATTGTGAGTGGGTGTTCAATTGCGGATCAGGAATTCTTATCTAAAATAAAGAATCATTACGGTTTTTCTTACGAAATCGATAAGTTTAAGTTAAATGCGCCTAGTTTATTTTTATTAGGACGACAAGATTCAGTTGTTGGATTTAAAGACGCATTGAACATACTAGAAAATTATCCTAGAGCAACATTTGCGGTCTTAGATAAAGCTGGTCATAATCTTCAAATTGAACAAGAAAATTTATTTAACTCGTTGATCAATGAATGGTTAGATAGAGTACTAAACATAGAAGGACCTATTATTATAAAGGATTAA
- a CDS encoding bifunctional 3-deoxy-7-phosphoheptulonate synthase/chorismate mutase, with translation MNNNDLEQLRSEIDEINHQIFELLNKRGEIAKKIGVAKIDQGVKRYDPVRERKMLDHIAEINEGPFSTATLQHIFKEIFKSSLELQEEDDKKVLLVSRKRKSENTIVNVNGVNIGDGSPIIIAGPCAVESYEQVDSVAKVLKEQGIKIMRGGAFKPRTSPYDFQGLGEEGLKILKEVGQNHGLAIISEIVSPEHIEMALDYVDIIQIGARNMQNFELLKAAGSVNKPILLKRGLSATIEEFIYAAEYIMSEGNQEIILCERGIRTYEKATRNTLDITAVPILKQETHLPVLVDVTHSTGRRDLLIPAAKAGLAIGADGIMAEVHPDPATALSDSSQQMNFDQFDQFMSEVNSFINR, from the coding sequence TTGAATAACAATGATTTAGAACAATTAAGAAGTGAAATCGACGAGATTAATCATCAAATATTTGAGTTATTAAATAAAAGAGGCGAAATTGCTAAGAAAATTGGAGTTGCAAAAATAGATCAAGGCGTTAAGCGCTATGACCCAGTTAGGGAACGAAAAATGCTTGATCATATAGCAGAAATTAATGAGGGTCCTTTTAGTACAGCAACACTCCAGCACATATTTAAAGAAATTTTTAAAAGTAGTTTGGAGCTTCAAGAAGAAGATGACAAAAAAGTACTACTTGTTTCAAGAAAAAGAAAATCAGAAAACACTATTGTAAATGTAAATGGTGTTAATATTGGTGATGGAAGTCCAATTATCATCGCAGGTCCATGCGCAGTTGAAAGCTATGAACAAGTTGATTCTGTTGCTAAAGTATTAAAAGAGCAAGGCATAAAAATTATGCGCGGTGGAGCATTTAAACCGCGAACTTCTCCTTATGATTTCCAAGGACTCGGAGAAGAGGGCCTGAAGATTTTAAAAGAGGTTGGCCAAAACCATGGTTTAGCAATTATTAGTGAAATAGTAAGCCCAGAGCATATTGAAATGGCATTAGATTATGTTGATATCATTCAAATCGGCGCAAGAAATATGCAGAACTTTGAATTGTTAAAAGCAGCAGGTTCTGTAAATAAACCAATTTTATTAAAAAGAGGTTTATCAGCGACAATAGAAGAATTCATTTATGCGGCTGAGTATATTATGTCAGAAGGCAATCAAGAAATAATTCTATGCGAGCGTGGCATAAGAACTTATGAAAAAGCTACTAGAAATACATTAGATATAACAGCTGTTCCAATTTTAAAACAAGAAACACATTTACCAGTTTTAGTGGATGTAACTCATTCAACTGGAAGAAGAGACTTACTAATACCTGCAGCGAAAGCGGGACTAGCGATTGGTGCTGATGGTATTATGGCAGAGGTTCATCCTGATCCTGCTACTGCTTTAAGTGACTCATCGCAGCAAATGAATTTTGATCAATTTGACCAATTTATGTCTGAAGTTAATTCATTCATAAATCGATAA
- the ccpA gene encoding catabolite control protein A: MTVTIYDVAREANVSMATVSRVVNGNPNVKPTTRKKVNEAISRLGYRPNAVARGLASKKTTTVGVIIPDISNTFYAELARGIEDIATMYKYNIILSNSDENIEKEITLINNMLAKQVDGILFIGGTITDIHKEEYEKAGVPIVLATTFDESSKIPSVNIDYAQGAFDAVDYLIKKGHQKVAFVNGPTETNIIGQSKLEGYKRALQEHGIEFDENLVTYGDNSYESGSEAFESFHERNIIPSAIFVASDEMAIGVIHSAQDHGILVPNNLEVIGFDNTRLALMVRPKLSSVAQPMYDIGAVAMRLLTKYMNKETVEDNTVILPHHLQIRQSTK; this comes from the coding sequence ATGACGGTTACCATTTATGACGTGGCACGTGAGGCAAACGTTTCCATGGCTACAGTTTCACGAGTAGTTAATGGCAATCCAAATGTTAAGCCTACAACACGCAAAAAAGTAAATGAAGCGATCAGTCGTTTAGGATATAGACCAAATGCAGTAGCAAGAGGGCTAGCAAGTAAAAAAACAACAACAGTAGGAGTAATTATTCCGGATATTTCAAATACGTTTTATGCAGAACTTGCGCGAGGTATTGAAGATATCGCAACAATGTACAAATACAATATTATTTTAAGTAACTCAGATGAGAATATAGAAAAAGAAATTACATTAATCAATAATATGTTAGCAAAGCAAGTTGACGGAATTTTATTTATTGGTGGTACAATTACCGATATTCATAAAGAAGAGTACGAAAAAGCTGGCGTTCCAATCGTATTAGCAACTACATTCGATGAATCGAGTAAAATTCCATCAGTAAATATTGACTATGCACAAGGTGCTTTTGATGCAGTAGATTATTTAATTAAAAAAGGTCATCAAAAAGTAGCATTCGTAAACGGTCCAACAGAAACAAATATTATCGGACAAAGTAAGTTAGAAGGATACAAACGTGCCTTACAAGAACATGGAATTGAATTCGATGAGAATTTAGTTACGTATGGTGATAACTCATATGAATCTGGAAGTGAAGCATTTGAATCATTCCATGAACGTAACATAATTCCAAGCGCAATTTTCGTCGCATCTGATGAAATGGCAATTGGTGTAATCCACAGTGCTCAAGACCACGGTATTCTAGTTCCAAATAACCTAGAGGTAATCGGTTTTGATAATACAAGACTTGCACTAATGGTTCGACCAAAATTATCATCTGTTGCACAACCAATGTATGATATTGGTGCAGTTGCAATGAGATTATTGACGAAGTATATGAATAAAGAGACGGTGGAAGACAATACAGTTATCCTTCCTCATCATCTTCAAATTCGCCAATCAACAAAGTAA
- a CDS encoding acetoin utilization protein AcuC, which yields MKKDAYLVYSEEYHAYQFNEKHPFNPIRSQLVYELLKSSNLLNEYDIIPPRLATDEELLLFHDLQFIEQVKKASREPVNANIAEQFGLGTEDTPIFKNMHEASSLIVGGTLTAVDAVLEGKSNHAFNLGGGLHHGFKRKASGFCVYNDCAIAIKYIQKKYGLKVLYVDTDAHHGDGVQWAFYDDPTVCTLSIHETGRYLFPGTGAVTERGQGKGFGYSFNLPIDAFTEDDSFLSSYKKALSDIAQYFKPDVILTQNGSDSHCYDPLTHLCTTMKTFEEIPKIAHEIAHKYCNGRWIAVAGGGYDYWRVVPRAWSQVWLAMTNQQPTSELIPDNWLEKWQKIANVKLPTTWSDDPSIVKPIPRKKEIEEYNEQILYRALEPLHIQQKKPFI from the coding sequence ATGAAAAAGGATGCCTATTTAGTTTATAGCGAAGAATACCATGCATATCAGTTCAACGAAAAACATCCATTTAACCCGATTCGCTCACAATTAGTTTATGAATTATTAAAATCTAGTAATCTATTAAATGAATACGATATTATTCCACCAAGATTAGCAACAGATGAAGAACTTCTTCTTTTTCATGATTTACAATTTATTGAACAAGTAAAAAAAGCAAGCCGCGAACCGGTTAATGCTAATATCGCTGAACAATTTGGATTAGGCACTGAAGATACACCAATTTTTAAAAATATGCACGAAGCTAGCTCATTAATTGTTGGTGGAACACTAACTGCCGTTGACGCAGTTTTAGAAGGTAAATCTAATCATGCTTTTAATTTGGGTGGTGGGCTCCATCACGGTTTTAAACGAAAAGCCTCTGGTTTTTGCGTTTATAACGATTGTGCCATCGCGATCAAATACATACAAAAAAAGTACGGCTTAAAAGTTCTATATGTAGATACAGACGCACACCATGGCGATGGAGTTCAATGGGCATTTTACGATGATCCAACTGTTTGCACATTGTCCATCCATGAAACCGGTAGATATTTGTTCCCTGGGACAGGTGCTGTAACCGAAAGAGGACAAGGCAAAGGATTTGGTTACTCATTTAATCTCCCAATTGACGCATTCACTGAAGACGATTCATTCCTATCAAGCTATAAAAAAGCTTTATCTGATATAGCACAATACTTTAAACCAGATGTTATTCTCACACAAAATGGCTCTGATTCACACTGTTACGACCCATTAACACATCTCTGTACAACAATGAAAACATTTGAAGAAATCCCAAAAATAGCACACGAAATCGCCCATAAATATTGCAACGGAAGATGGATTGCAGTTGCTGGCGGAGGATACGATTACTGGAGAGTAGTACCAAGAGCCTGGTCACAAGTATGGCTAGCGATGACAAATCAGCAACCAACTTCCGAACTAATACCGGATAATTGGCTTGAAAAATGGCAGAAAATTGCTAATGTTAAGTTACCCACAACATGGTCAGACGACCCATCAATCGTAAAACCCATCCCAAGAAAAAAGGAAATCGAAGAATATAACGAACAAATATTGTACCGTGCACTTGAGCCATTACACATTCAACAAAAGAAACCATTTATTTAA
- a CDS encoding CBS domain-containing protein: MLIQDIMRSSNITLKKENTIGDAVTIFRTGEVRHIPIINDDKQVVGIISDRDVRDALPSTLFQQASSTVLEVQVEKIMTTNVITCSPIDFVEEVATYFYQYKIGCLPVVSSGKLIGVVTEIDVLHTLVTLTGAYQPSSQIEILVHDHPGILSDVVNVFSRENINIVSVLVYPAKETNHKVLVFRIQTMNPITIIQTLKTEGYKILWPNEASES; this comes from the coding sequence ATGCTTATTCAAGATATCATGCGCAGTTCAAACATTACGTTAAAAAAGGAAAATACAATCGGTGATGCAGTTACGATTTTTCGTACAGGAGAAGTTCGTCATATTCCAATTATTAATGACGACAAACAAGTAGTTGGAATCATTTCTGATCGTGATGTCCGAGATGCTTTACCTTCGACATTATTTCAACAAGCCAGTTCGACTGTTCTTGAAGTACAAGTTGAAAAAATTATGACGACTAATGTCATAACTTGCAGTCCAATAGACTTTGTAGAAGAGGTAGCAACCTATTTCTATCAATATAAAATAGGCTGTTTACCAGTGGTATCTAGCGGAAAATTAATAGGAGTCGTTACTGAAATCGATGTATTACATACATTAGTAACGTTAACAGGAGCATATCAACCTAGCTCCCAAATTGAAATCTTAGTCCACGACCATCCAGGTATTTTAAGTGATGTAGTAAACGTATTTTCAAGAGAAAATATTAATATCGTAAGTGTCTTAGTTTATCCTGCAAAGGAAACTAATCATAAAGTTCTTGTATTTAGAATACAGACAATGAACCCCATCACAATCATTCAAACTTTAAAAACTGAAGGATATAAAATCCTTTGGCCAAATGAAGCGAGTGAATCATGA
- a CDS encoding GNAT family N-acetyltransferase yields MDHPKKYFSKTIQTEHGELVIEGPVESALLKTYHFHENLTSFRQPEQQHKAVVEIASLPEARIIIARLNQTIVGYVTYLYPDPLERWSKTTLKNLIELGAIEVIPEFRGFSVAKNMLILSMLDDAMEDYIIITTEYYWHWDLKGTGLNVWEYRKMMEKMMNAGGLIQFATDDPEICSHPANCLMVRIGKRVTTEQIQAFDALRFLQRYMY; encoded by the coding sequence TTGGATCACCCAAAAAAATATTTTTCAAAAACGATTCAAACTGAGCATGGTGAGTTAGTTATAGAAGGACCAGTCGAGTCTGCCTTACTTAAAACATACCATTTTCATGAAAACTTAACTTCTTTTAGACAACCCGAACAACAACATAAAGCAGTTGTTGAAATTGCTAGTTTACCTGAAGCAAGAATAATCATTGCTAGACTTAATCAAACAATCGTAGGATACGTAACATATTTATATCCAGACCCACTAGAAAGATGGTCGAAAACTACATTAAAAAATTTAATTGAGCTTGGTGCAATTGAGGTAATACCTGAATTCCGAGGTTTTTCGGTTGCCAAAAACATGCTTATTCTATCGATGCTAGATGATGCAATGGAAGATTATATTATTATCACAACTGAGTATTATTGGCATTGGGATTTAAAAGGCACAGGATTAAATGTATGGGAATATCGAAAAATGATGGAAAAAATGATGAATGCGGGTGGACTGATTCAATTTGCAACTGATGATCCTGAAATCTGTTCACATCCAGCAAACTGTTTAATGGTTAGAATTGGAAAACGAGTAACAACTGAACAAATTCAAGCGTTTGACGCTTTACGCTTTTTACAAAGATATATGTACTAA
- the acsA gene encoding acetate--CoA ligase, with protein sequence MKVEALPVKNGQFNLKNYEETYKNFKWEDVEKEFSWYTTQKYNVAFEAIDRHANSDRKDKVALYYKDDKRNEKYTFEEMKNNSNKAANVLKQFGDVEKGDRVFIFMPRQPELYFALLGALKLGAIVGPLFEAFMEGAVKDRLEDSEAKVLVTTPELLSRVPVNDLPALKTIFLIGDDIEEGGKFVDFKTRYKEAKTDFEITWLNRHDGLILHYTSGSTGKPKGVLHVQQAMIQHYQTGKWVTDLQKDDVYWCTADPGWVTGTSYGIFGPWLNGASNVILGGRFSPDAWYETIQEFGVTVWYSAPTAFRMLMGAGEDSIKKYDLSSLRHILSVGEPLNPEVVRWGAKVFNLRIHDNWWMTETGASLICNYPCMPIRPGSMGKPFPGIEAAIVDNNGNEVAPYTMGNLAIKKGWPSMMNTIWNNEAKFQSYFLNDEWYVSGDSAYMDEDGYFWFQGRVDDVIMTSGERVGPFEVESKLVEHPAIAEAGVIGIPDPVRGEIIKAFVALRDGYVASDELKEEIRNFVKLGLAAHAAPRQIEFRDKLPKTRSGKIMRRVLKAWELDLPTGDLSTMED encoded by the coding sequence ATGAAAGTGGAAGCGCTTCCTGTGAAAAACGGGCAATTTAATTTAAAAAACTATGAGGAAACTTATAAAAATTTTAAATGGGAAGATGTTGAAAAAGAGTTTTCTTGGTATACAACACAAAAGTATAATGTAGCTTTCGAGGCGATTGATCGTCATGCAAATTCTGATCGTAAAGATAAAGTTGCATTGTATTACAAAGATGATAAGAGAAATGAAAAATATACTTTTGAAGAAATGAAAAATAATTCAAACAAAGCTGCTAATGTGTTAAAGCAATTCGGTGATGTTGAAAAAGGTGACCGAGTATTTATCTTTATGCCTCGTCAACCTGAATTATATTTTGCTCTTTTAGGAGCTTTAAAATTAGGTGCTATTGTTGGACCTTTGTTTGAAGCATTTATGGAAGGTGCAGTAAAGGATCGTTTAGAAGATAGTGAAGCTAAGGTATTAGTAACAACGCCTGAATTATTATCACGTGTACCAGTTAATGATTTACCTGCTTTAAAAACAATCTTCCTTATCGGTGATGATATTGAAGAAGGTGGTAAATTTGTAGATTTCAAAACTCGTTATAAAGAGGCAAAAACGGATTTTGAGATTACTTGGTTAAATCGTCATGATGGTTTAATTTTACATTATACTTCTGGTTCAACTGGCAAACCAAAGGGAGTTCTTCATGTTCAACAAGCAATGATCCAACACTATCAAACTGGTAAATGGGTGACGGATCTACAAAAAGATGATGTTTATTGGTGTACAGCGGATCCAGGTTGGGTAACTGGTACTTCATATGGTATTTTTGGGCCATGGTTAAATGGTGCTTCTAACGTCATATTAGGTGGTCGTTTCAGTCCAGACGCTTGGTATGAAACAATTCAAGAATTTGGCGTAACGGTTTGGTACAGCGCACCTACAGCTTTCCGCATGCTTATGGGTGCAGGAGAAGATTCTATTAAGAAATATGATTTAAGCTCTCTTCGTCATATTTTAAGCGTTGGTGAGCCTTTAAATCCTGAGGTAGTACGTTGGGGTGCGAAAGTATTTAATTTACGCATTCATGATAACTGGTGGATGACAGAAACTGGAGCTTCACTAATCTGTAACTATCCATGTATGCCAATTCGCCCAGGTTCAATGGGTAAACCATTCCCTGGCATTGAAGCAGCTATTGTCGATAATAATGGTAATGAAGTTGCTCCTTATACAATGGGGAATCTAGCGATTAAAAAAGGTTGGCCATCGATGATGAATACAATTTGGAATAATGAAGCTAAATTCCAGTCGTATTTCTTGAATGATGAGTGGTATGTTTCAGGTGATTCAGCTTATATGGATGAGGATGGATATTTCTGGTTCCAAGGACGAGTGGATGATGTAATTATGACTTCTGGTGAGCGAGTAGGTCCATTTGAAGTAGAAAGTAAGCTTGTTGAGCATCCTGCAATTGCAGAAGCAGGTGTAATCGGCATTCCAGACCCTGTACGTGGTGAAATCATTAAAGCATTTGTTGCTTTAAGGGATGGTTATGTTGCTTCAGACGAACTGAAGGAAGAAATCCGTAATTTTGTAAAGTTAGGATTAGCAGCACATGCGGCACCTAGACAAATTGAATTCCGAGATAAATTACCAAAAACTCGAAGCGGAAAAATTATGCGAAGAGTATTGAAAGCTTGGGAGTTAGATCTTCCAACAGGTGACTTATCAACTATGGAAGATTAA
- a CDS encoding TPM domain-containing protein: MRKFLSSIFLIGFLFSFATGASAEIKIPSQVGDIYVQDYANVLNREDTQTLIQLGRKLEDTTSAQLAVLTIPSLEGNDIKEYANTAFRKYGLGNKKKNNGVLLLYAKKDREIRIEVGYGLEGVVTDIRTGKILDQSAIPYLKKGEESLAITNTYKSLYTVILNGSDQTGHSKTSTLWDNLKVFIIIAVVIVIIIIDMMFFNGVLTYFIINLLPALLNSSGGGGNRGGGGGSSGGGGSDRKF, translated from the coding sequence ATGAGAAAATTTCTCTCATCAATCTTCCTAATAGGATTTCTATTTTCCTTTGCAACTGGAGCGAGTGCTGAAATTAAAATACCCTCTCAAGTAGGTGACATTTATGTACAAGATTATGCAAATGTTCTTAACAGAGAAGATACACAAACGCTCATTCAATTAGGAAGAAAATTAGAAGATACTACTTCCGCTCAACTGGCAGTTTTAACAATTCCAAGTTTAGAGGGAAATGATATTAAAGAATATGCTAATACAGCATTTCGCAAATACGGATTAGGTAATAAAAAGAAAAACAACGGTGTTCTTCTGCTTTATGCCAAAAAAGACAGAGAAATAAGAATTGAAGTTGGGTATGGTTTAGAAGGCGTTGTAACAGATATCCGCACTGGCAAAATACTCGACCAAAGTGCCATTCCATATTTAAAAAAAGGTGAGGAGTCTCTCGCAATAACGAACACATACAAATCATTGTATACTGTTATTTTAAATGGCTCTGATCAAACTGGTCATTCTAAAACTAGTACGTTATGGGATAATTTAAAAGTTTTCATTATCATTGCGGTTGTGATCGTAATCATCATCATTGATATGATGTTTTTCAATGGAGTACTTACTTACTTCATCATAAATTTATTACCGGCTCTTTTAAATTCATCAGGCGGTGGCGGCAACAGAGGCGGTGGCGGCGGAAGTTCCGGTGGCGGTGGCTCCGACCGGAAATTTTAA
- a CDS encoding LemA family protein, whose product MKNKGMWIALIIVVVLVLMGVGSYNGFVTKEETVTNKMSQVDNQLKRRSDLIPNLVNTVKGYATQEKDVIASVTDARAKLAGAQTTAEKSKADQELSGALSRLLVVVENYPDLKSNQNFQALMDSLEGTENRLAVARKDYNDAVTDYNQKIKKFPGVLVAGMFGFEKKDYFEVSEKDKATPEVDFSGDGNK is encoded by the coding sequence TTGAAAAATAAAGGTATGTGGATTGCTTTAATTATTGTAGTAGTTCTTGTCCTTATGGGTGTTGGTAGCTATAATGGCTTTGTTACAAAAGAAGAGACTGTAACAAATAAAATGTCTCAAGTCGATAATCAACTTAAACGTCGTTCAGATTTAATACCAAACTTAGTAAATACAGTAAAAGGATATGCAACACAAGAAAAAGATGTGATTGCTTCTGTAACGGATGCACGTGCAAAATTAGCTGGCGCACAAACGACAGCTGAAAAAAGTAAAGCTGACCAAGAATTGTCTGGAGCTCTTAGTAGATTATTAGTAGTTGTAGAAAACTATCCTGATTTAAAATCAAATCAAAATTTCCAAGCTTTAATGGATAGCTTAGAAGGAACAGAAAATCGATTAGCTGTTGCTCGTAAAGACTATAATGATGCTGTAACTGATTACAATCAAAAAATTAAAAAATTCCCAGGTGTACTTGTAGCTGGAATGTTTGGTTTTGAGAAGAAGGATTACTTTGAAGTATCTGAAAAAGATAAAGCTACACCAGAAGTTGATTTTAGTGGCGATGGTAATAAATGA
- a CDS encoding tyrosine--tRNA ligase, with protein sequence MENILQDLEFRGLINQMTDEEGLQKLLSEESVSLYCGFDPTGDSLHIGHLLPVLMLKRFQVAGHKPIGVVGGATGMIGDPSGKKAERTLNTADTVKLFSERIRTQLLPFLSFEGENAAKVINNYDWTGELDVITFLRDIGKNFGLNYMLAKDSVASRLEAGISFTEFSYMILQSYDFLKLYQDHNCKLQIGGSDQWGNITAGMELIRKTEEDSKAFGLTVPLVTKADGSKFGKTEGGAVWLDPEKTTPYEFYQFWINTDDRDVVKYLKYFTFLSKEEILELEKQFNDAPEQRVAQKALAAEVTKLVHGEEALDQAIKITEALFSGTVKELTAAEIKQGFKDVPSFNLSDAEKGLVDLLVEAKISPSKRQAREDVQNGAVYVNGDRIQDVAKVLSKSDAIEEQFIIIRRGKKKYHLVTL encoded by the coding sequence ATGGAAAATATCTTACAAGATTTAGAATTTCGTGGATTAATTAATCAAATGACAGATGAAGAAGGTCTACAAAAATTATTAAGCGAAGAATCTGTTTCATTATATTGTGGTTTTGACCCGACTGGCGATAGCTTACACATTGGACATTTATTACCAGTTTTAATGTTAAAAAGATTCCAAGTTGCAGGTCATAAACCGATTGGTGTAGTAGGTGGAGCAACAGGGATGATCGGTGACCCAAGTGGTAAAAAGGCAGAACGTACGTTAAATACTGCTGATACAGTAAAATTGTTCAGTGAAAGAATTCGTACACAACTATTACCATTCTTAAGCTTTGAGGGTGAAAACGCTGCTAAAGTAATTAATAACTATGATTGGACTGGCGAACTAGATGTTATTACTTTCTTACGTGACATCGGTAAAAACTTCGGATTAAATTACATGCTTGCGAAGGATTCAGTTGCATCTCGTTTAGAAGCAGGTATTTCGTTTACTGAATTTAGTTACATGATTTTACAATCATATGACTTCTTAAAATTATACCAAGACCATAACTGTAAATTACAAATTGGTGGTAGTGATCAATGGGGTAATATTACAGCTGGTATGGAATTAATTCGTAAAACAGAAGAAGATTCAAAAGCATTTGGACTTACAGTACCTTTAGTTACAAAAGCTGATGGTTCTAAATTTGGTAAAACTGAAGGTGGAGCAGTTTGGTTAGATCCTGAAAAAACAACTCCATACGAATTCTACCAATTCTGGATTAATACAGATGACCGTGATGTAGTTAAATACTTGAAATACTTTACTTTCCTATCAAAAGAGGAAATTTTAGAGCTTGAGAAACAATTTAATGATGCGCCTGAACAACGTGTTGCTCAAAAAGCATTAGCTGCTGAAGTAACTAAATTAGTTCATGGAGAAGAAGCACTTGATCAAGCAATTAAAATTACAGAAGCACTATTTAGTGGAACTGTAAAAGAATTAACTGCAGCAGAAATTAAACAAGGTTTTAAAGATGTACCTTCATTTAATTTAAGTGATGCAGAAAAAGGATTAGTAGATTTACTAGTTGAAGCAAAAATTTCTCCGTCAAAACGTCAAGCACGTGAAGATGTTCAAAATGGTGCTGTTTATGTAAATGGAGATCGTATTCAAGACGTTGCAAAAGTGTTATCTAAATCAGATGCAATTGAAGAACAATTTATCATTATCCGTCGTGGTAAAAAGAAATACCACTTGGTGACATTATAA
- a CDS encoding GNAT family N-acetyltransferase: MEIFATKDYRILAKLNEGVQNLHAELFPEFFKVHNLAEMTEFFKSVVDKAEHHFFIVKDVEELIGYAWVEIKDIPEGPIKKAFRLGYVHQISINEEKRNKGYGSFLIHKIASFARDHNLSRIDLDYWIDNKNARRFYEKLGFVKFREHVYMDV, encoded by the coding sequence ATGGAGATATTTGCAACAAAAGATTACCGAATATTGGCAAAACTTAATGAAGGTGTCCAAAATCTACATGCTGAATTGTTTCCAGAATTTTTTAAGGTTCACAATTTAGCTGAAATGACTGAGTTTTTTAAGAGTGTAGTAGATAAAGCAGAGCATCATTTTTTCATCGTTAAAGATGTTGAAGAATTAATTGGCTATGCTTGGGTTGAAATAAAAGATATTCCTGAAGGACCTATTAAAAAAGCTTTTAGGTTAGGGTATGTTCATCAAATAAGTATAAACGAAGAAAAAAGAAATAAAGGTTACGGTTCATTTTTAATCCATAAAATTGCCTCGTTTGCACGCGATCATAATCTATCAAGAATTGACCTAGATTATTGGATCGATAATAAAAATGCAAGAAGATTTTATGAGAAATTAGGGTTTGTAAAGTTTCGTGAACACGTATATATGGATGTATAA